The Helianthus annuus cultivar XRQ/B chromosome 16, HanXRQr2.0-SUNRISE, whole genome shotgun sequence genome includes a window with the following:
- the LOC110916887 gene encoding uncharacterized protein LOC110916887 — protein MSQLYEFRLNPVPTFIPQKMKNFSLLHVRYRNFISSGEKLYVMTKVNNDFDTLEVDFDEMRWVNSEKTIAEYKLFVSDLKCDAAIRPDPWAHPWTQYGRINHADYGNQSKEKGKCLTTYMWYFPHDCLIDNNADTVNGALLNILDE, from the exons ATGAGTCAGTTATATGAATTCAGGCTTAATCCAGTTCCTACCTTTATCCCACAAAAAATGAAGAATTTCTCGCTGTTACACGTCAGATATAGGAACTTTATAAGTTCAGGTGAAAAACTTTATGTGATGACTAAAGTAAATAATGATTTTGATACTCTTGAAGTTGATTTTGATGAAATGAGATGGGTGAATTCGGAAAAGACAATAGCAGAATATAAACTTTTTGTAAGTGACTTGAAGTGTGATGCTGCTATTAGGCCCGATCCATGGGCCCACCCTTGGACACAGTACGGGAGGATTAATCACGCTGATTATGGCAATCAAAGTAAGGAGAAGGGCAAATGTTTGACTACATACATGTGGTACTTCCCCCATGATTGCTTGATTGATAACAACGCTG ATACGGTGAATGGTGCTTTGCTGAATATTCTTGACGAGTAG